GAGCAGGAGGATCACCATCCAACACCAAAAGAATCCGACCTCCTCCAACTTTAAGCGAATGAACAACCCTCTCATTGCACCAACCCTGCAAAACTCAATCAGCAACTTGACATAACAAGCACCcaaaatgaacctaaacaatctAATGCAAACACCCAAGTCATAGCATTTGCACCTTGAATTGTATTCCGCGGGTATAGTCATTGTGAAATCCCTTGTGAGCCTTCTCATCCTCTTCATCTCCAGTCACATACATGACGCCGCACGCTGAACACGTGTGCAGAAGAAAGTCAGACTGACCCAAGTCTAAATGGTACTGAGCATAGCTtctcttcttgttcttggtCACTGTCTTTCCCAATACTGTCGATTCAGGCTTGGGAGAGTCGACATCCGAAATGGGTGTCTTTGCCAACTGGTTATCCCAACTACACTCACTCCCACCCCTTTCATacacaaaataacaaaaagggTCAGTAAAATTTTCACTTCTGATTACTAATACAAAAGGGAAATCTAAGAAACTACATTAAACCCAATATTCTAAATATCCGAATTCAAAGTAACACCAAGCCCAAGTACAGAAATAATTTAAGATGAAATAAAAAGTGGGTGAAGAAGATACCTTGGTGGGTTTGGAGCTCTTCGCTTGTAGGTGGAGAATTGTTGGTGTTGCTTCTTTTCCCATATGCTCAATTCCTGGCCGTCGTCGTCGAAAATAGGAGGTGGGTCTGCTGGTTTGGgggaaacagaagaagaagaagagggtttGAAGAAGGCACTGATCTTTGATTGCATCGCATCAATGAATGAACGAGAGGAATTCGATTGTGGAAATTGGAATTTTGGATTATACGCATTATTTAGTCGCTTACTTTGAATTGGCGCCCAAATTTTTTTGGGCAGACAATTTAATTAACTTTCCCGCCTAGCCTTTCAATTTTTAGCGGGTCGGGTCATGCTCCTGGGTATTTTCTTCATCCCCATTTCGTTACCAACCATACTTTAATGTATCTTTAGTTCATAAACGAGGAAATTGACTGTATCACATTGAGTGGTCTTTTCTTCTTCGTGAGAGATCGTGAATTCTACTCACAATGGACTAGTTGTTATTTGATCCAAAAAATAGGGTGATCTTCTTCTTCGGTAACCCAAAACTTTTGGTTATTTTATCTAAAGAAGACGGTTATTTCAGGTGATTAACCCAAAACTCAACTTTGTTTACCCAAAATCCTGCATCTACTCATACTTAGCATAGTAGATAGAAACATTAAAGTTTCCCAAGTCACTCTGCGTTTGTTACCAGTTGAACCATCTCCATTTGTTCGCTCTTTCATGGCAAACCACACATCAGAGGGGGAGGGAGTCAAGCTTGGGACCTCCACCAACATTGTTGAAGAGGGAATGCATTACTACTAGACCCAAATACTAGTCAGTAAGCTGATATCTACTGACAGACTGGTATTTCTGATACattgattttgttatttgttATCTTTGGATTCAAATTAGAGCTAATTAAAACAAAACTGATACAAAATGTTCCGACCAAAAGCTCCCAAGGAGAGAGTTTTTAGAGAGGTATATTACGTACTAAACCAACTATAAGTCTGTTTCACAACAAAATTTGACACCCACCATAACCGTACAATGAGATTTGAGGCTCTGATTTAGCCTCGTACTCTCAACCCCAAAACTATGCTAGGTGTGTGCTGTTCTTCCACAAGTGAGGAAGACAAGTGCATCCCGGAGACATGCACCCGCTCCGTGGCTTCAAGTAAGTAGCTAAGCTGAATCATTGACGCAGATTGAAATGACCATAGCCACTTCCCAACTACTCTCAGGAGGATATTTACCATCTGTTCTCCAATTTCCTAATCATTAAATTCCAAAATGAACTAATTAAATAACAAAATGAATTTCAACAAGCGTGAGAAAATTGAAGATGGTGATGAAATAGAAGACTCAGTCAGGTACTTAGGGGTAGGGACATCCTTCTAGACTGACTGCATCTCAGCACGCAATGCACTTGTGGCGTTCTTTAGTCTATCATGTGCACATTTCAATTTGTTCTTTTCTTGAAGGGTCACGCTGATTTCCTCTGAGGACTGCACAAACAGATATTAAAGATCTCAACATGATAGACACACAACAATTAGGGATTGAATCCCTTCATCTATGTGTGCAACATACACataaatatgagcacatcacaTCACATCCTCAACTAATCCTCTCATTATAGTGGTCCTCAATAGAAGGGCTCCCTTATTTCCATTCTATATAATATTTGGAAATTTTGATAGTTGAGGGTCCGCTTTCTGATGTGCCAAAAAGAAATTGTCAAGACTATTCGAACATATAAGTTATGTCAAGGGTGGAATCTCAAATACCTGTATAGAGATGATGCTTTGCAAAATACAGTCAATCTCTGCCTTGAATGAAGACATAATTTGCCAAATTTTGTCATCCTTATGCAACAAGAGAAGAACTGAAATGATTGCTTCTACCCTGCTTGAAATGTCTGTTTCATAGTGGGTATGATCGCAAGGTAAAATTGACAAACTTTCATTTATCCATGACCCCAACGTCTTCAACACAAGACGCAGAAGTTTGTGACTTTTAACAAATAAGAAAAAGCAAGGAACAAGATAATAACAGCATGCACTCGAGGAAAGGGAACCAGAGGCCTTCCCATCATCTTCAGCAATGCACTGCATCAGAAGGCAAAAAACTGAAAGTATTATGACCTCAACAAGGCAGAGGACCTAAGAAAATCAAGCCAAAGGACCTAACATTATATAGAAAGGAGGAGTATGCATGATGGCACAGCATGTAGCACGTTACATTAAAAAATATAGAAATAAGTCAGCACCACATGCTGcaacaaatacatcatcaaattGACAACTATTTAATAACAATTGTGCCTGTCATCTTTTGGGTTCTTCTCAGCTCCTCTTTGGGTATCAGTGTTGTCCTAGTTTAGTGAGAGTTCATACCCTGCTGACTTTTCAGATTACATTGCTGTGGTTCCTAAATGGTTTGTCTTGATATCTTTTTAGAATCAAGTACAACATAAATCCTTGATTCTGTTTTCTAGGTAGTTAGGACAATTTTTCTCCCTTAAGTAGACATCTGGTTCTATGTTGCACGATTCCATTTTATTAACAGCATCTTGTTTCTtatcaaaataaagaaataaatgataTGGATATGAAACTAAACTCAAACTATAACGCTAAACTTGATCAAAGGGAAAAAATGAAAGATACCATTAACATATTTCTTTTTAAAGTAAAGAGTCATCTATGTGCATGCTTGTTACTTCCTTTCATGGAATAGTGTGATGTAGATAAAGAAGCGTTTAATGAGAAAGCAAATAATAAGAGATTCAATAATATTTGCAACCCTTTAAGTGACACATGCCACAAAACCAAGTACTAATACAAATAAGCAAGTTTTATTTCTTCCCTTATGGGGAGGGGAGTGTACacttaacaaaaaaagaaacttaCATGCACAATGTCAATAAGATATCGAGGAAGGATTTTGACTAAGCTTACAAAAGCTTGTTCAGAAATTATTGTCTCTTCAGAGTCCAGTGCAATAAGCATCCTAAGCATAGCACAGACATTGTCCAGCGGAAGGTTTTGCAACTGAAGCAAAAATACAAACCAGAGTCAACAAGAAAAGCATAACTTTTGAACAAACTGCCAACCAGAGTCAACAAATGaggaaaaacaaattaaaaggaCATTGATGTACAAATTAGTGACAGACACGAGCAAACAATGCCAGTGATTGATGTGCATCAACTCACCATTTGATCTAGTACCATTTTTTCTAGTATTTTAAAAACAAGAGAACTATCGCCCATCTGTGACAGACACGAGCAAACAATGCCAGTGATTGATTTAAAAGTCCCCCGATTTGAGATGTTCACATCTCTCTCCATAACAGCATTAACATTTTCTGCAAAGATAAAATCCATATAGGTTTAGAAACCAACTAGTTTTTCCATACATCAGGCATGTAGGTTGCACAGTAATTAACATCAAGGCATCAGATATTTTGACAATCAGAAGAACACAGTTCAAAACCATACATATAAGTTCAAAATTCCTTCTCCAAATCTTGGAGCAAGACATACTTGTTCTGAAGCAGTGCTCTAAATGGTTAATAATGTCTTACATATACAATTTAACTGGTACATAGACAAATAAGCATATTGCTAATAGATAATTGAAAATAGTTGAGATGAAAGCAGTAAAAATAGACTGGTGTATGCTATTCATATGCATAACTTAAATAGGCAAAAGAAGAACTTCTATTAGAGATACCTGGCAAAACTCTGAAGCGGGAGAGCAAAGTGATGAAGAAACTAATGTGATCCGCAATTTGAATATGTCCAGATTTATAAGCTGAATGCAGGATCTCTATGACTCGAATTATTACATACTGTTCCAATTCTGGACCTGATATGGATAGGTAAGAAAGAAAGTATTACAAAAAAGTATTCCAAAATTGCCAGTACCTCTCTGTACTTCAACAGTGTTCATATCTGCTGGAAACCATAAAGGAGAACACATATAATTCCTCCATAGTTTTAGCATATAAGACAATTACTCTTTAAATGTTTAATCGTATCTTACACACCCTATCACCAAACATCATACATAATATACTGATAGTAACATCAAGACTTGAAAGACACATCACTTTTTCCATTTGAAAGGAAATACCTTCATTCCGCTATGAAAGGTCCAGAAAAGTGATGAAGAAAGATTTTTGAAATGATGTTTTACTTTCACATCAGATTTCAAAAAGAACGTCATCTTTCAAATTCAGAAATTAAAGCAGATAAGGCTTTTCCTGATTCTTTCTGCAAAAGATAGCTCTATCACCCAATAAAAATCCCATGCACTGAGGAATGTATTTGGTACTACTACCAGTACTACCCAAGTGTATCCAAATTAGAAACACAAGGTTCCTCCATAAGTTTTTGAGAGATTTGGGTGTCAATCCATTAATGTCAAAGGTTCCTCCATAAGTTAATAAGGCAAGAATAATTTGCATACTAAGTGGACACAATTATTTGCACCATGCATGAAAATACTAAAAGAGCTTTAAGCAACATTAAATAAAAGCTGATTACAGCATAACAAAGCCTAAGCTGATAAACCATCCAGAATCAAACTGAGGCAGATGAAAAACTTACATAGGCAACAATAAGCTATTGACCTCAACATATGCAAATCCAAATTAGAGATGTAACGAAGGCAACAAAGAGAGAGTTCCTGAGATTCTCTGGGCAGCCTTACAAAAGGACCATATATTATATTTCctacaagaatgaaacagaGTACCGTAAGAGGTCTAATTGTCAGCGAATGGATGATTAATATCAATGGAATGGTTTATTTACCATCATCTTGATATATGCAGAAAAATTCTTGCAGTGAGAATTGCATGTTGTCATATTCCAATGCAAAGGAATAGTTCATGAAAGCACGCTGTCCCAACCGAAGTAAAAGGTGTAACACAACCTGCAAAAGCATTTGATTCAGAgtaggactttttttttttttttttttttttttttttaagatcaGGCATTTAACATTGTCAAAAATCAATTATTTGTTCCGAACTGCTTCACTGGTAATTCTTTCACAAGGTTAAATACTCACCTGGGAGTGGGACGTGTTCTTATCACCCAGCAGGATTAGCAACATGGGAAGCTCTCTTATCCAGGCAATCTGAAAGTTTAATATCTCGGGATCCCTTGGATCCAGGTACAGCATGCCTTGTCTCTACGGTTcgtaagaaaaataaatatcaaaatcaattttaaAGTAGAAACGAgggacagagaaaaaaaaagaaaaagaaaaaaaagactgaTTTATTTCTTCTGGTGCATTAGAAATTCTATCTGATAGACTAAAAGAAAGCTTGCAGAAATTCAAGGAAAGGGTATAGAAGGCTTACAGGAACAACCATCTCCTCCATTGTGGAAAGACAGGCTAATTTTAAAGATGACACAGGATTGCAATCTTTGAATGCCTTAGTAAAAGCCTGCAACCAAGGATGATTCATTAACATCACTTCAAATTTTCACCATTGTATGTGCAACTTAGGAAACTCTAATTGTCTAAGACCAAAAACTAAAATAACAACACaatcaaagtaaaaaaaattgtgaagaaaAGGAATCCGTTTAACATAATATAGTCTAATGAGACAGGTCACCTGAAGAAGACGAGACTTCCAGTCATTTGCCACTTGCGAAACAAGTTTTGGTACAAAAGGAAGAAGTGAAATTAAATGCTTCTCCTGGATTGCTTTACCAGAGCGTCTATCACTACAAATCTGCAAACAAATTCCCAATTATTTAAAAGCCATTTAGAATAATAACAATAGAATAACTCAATACAAAAACAGTGTAATCATTTTACCTTACTGCCTACCAGATATACTAATTACACTATATGCATCTTTTATAAATAACACTATTGAAGCAATTGTAGAACAATAATTTTACGTTGAAACTTGGATCTTGAAAATAACTATCTATCAATTGCGTTAATATATCAAACACAGCATGCATATTTAGTTGGCTTTTGTCAGGCAATTTAGATAAGCACCAAACCATTATTTGTATGCACAAACCTGACCCACACATCCTTGTACTTAAAGGGAGAGAGATGTCCTTAGGTCTAAAGGGCTCCATTTGACACTATTCATATACAATGCACAAGTATAGATAATTGTGGCTAATAAAATGAGATCAATTTGTCACATTGTCATTAGAAAAGATTTCATTGCTAATGCACGAGCTCATTGTACTGAAACAACAAAACAAGCAAATTGTGACTTGTACAACACAATGAATATTGCTACATGTACCACCACCATAGGGTTCCCTCTTTCACATTACTGTAAAGATTGAAGAAGAGTAAAATGCTAGTAATTTAAACTACAGATGTATCTGATTATTGCACATTAATCAGTATCTTCAAGAAATTGTTCCAGTACAATGAACAGACCTAACTTTCCAAGAGCATGCAATTTTGTAATTAATATCAAATTTTACAGAGCAAGATCAAACCTTTCCAAGCAGCGCATTCTCTAGaaattctaaaaatttctcCAACAGAACACTGGGAGGGCAGATCCATTTGCTTAAGTGCAGAAATATTTCTGTCATCACACTGTCCAAGACAAAATATTTAACATCATCCTGCCAATGAGAAACAGAAAAGAACTGATTTAAGTTGCAACAGAGAAAGAACAATCAATAAATATCTAGTAAAGAGAAATAGAGATTCCTCACGAAGAGGGAGATGAGCTACAGAGAAGAATATTACAGCACAAATCCTATAAAATTCTTCCTGTAAACAGGTCTCAACAAAATGAGAGTTGCCAAGGTGTTGGCCAAATATAATACTCCCACAGCATAATAAAAAACTTCTGGAAATATGCTACAACCTTCGACTAAAACCTCAACATGTTTTAAACTTTTGATACAAATGAACTGAATAGTAGGAATCAAAAATACAATATAGAAATTGCAAGAGATACAAGAAATAACACAGATGAATTAAAACGTACACATGTCAAACAGAGAATATGCTATACCACTAGTAATATAGTTGTCCCAACTTTTacaaaatgaaatattaaagGTTGATGTTTTAATGGAAACACTGAGGGTGAGAATATACAGCTGTATTGTTAAATATATCTCAACATATCAATTTTGAGAAAATTAGATAGCAAACAATTCAGAAAACCATTGTAGCTCAGCACAGAAATATTGAGGATATTATAGATTTTTAATACCATTAAAAACAGGAAGGCCATCACTTATTATACAACAGATTCAAAAGAAAGTGACACTGAACCAACCAAGAGACATGCAAAAAGTAGGCAAGTTAAACGATGAGATCTAAGAAGTACTTCTTGTTTTACCTTCTCAGAAAGTTGATTTCTCATGTTCAGGGGAAACAGAACAAGTAACTTCTTCATCAGCGTCATGGAGATAGTTCCACCCAACATAGCCACATCAAGCTCCCCATGAGAAGGTCGTGATTCTGACGTACCCTCATCAATCATATAAACAAAGAACCGGACTGCATGATTTATACTGTGAAGTATAGACACCATACAATCAAATGATTGCACATCAAGATGTTCACCAGTCTGTACTGCAGGAATAAAATCTTGGAAACAATTGACTAGAACTGGCACAAGGTCTTTTAGTTTTGGGATGATGAGAGAAAACCctacagaaagaaagagagaggatgATAGGCCAATATAAGGTAAACAGAACACATGAAATAAAATGGAGCTCAGAAGTTGAATGCCTTGTCCCACAAATTGAACTTACTAACAGAATGTAAGGACTAAGGAACAAACTATAGATAATAATATCACAGTGAATTGTGATTTCTCATCTTGTAAGAAACAGTACCAAATGCAAGGCATCAGAAACTAAGGAAATCAGAGTCGCAGACTATGAGACTACTAATATCACATATATAAAGTACTTCATCTGAAAGATCAAGCATTTCAGCTACTAAGTGCATATTGATCTATACACTAGACGAAGGGAATCATCAGCACAACATTATCAATAACACTATATAGATACAAGGCACAAGTATTTGACATACCAGCAGATTTTGCAGGCACATCAGGGTCAAAAGCATGCAGCATCGCTTGTCCAGCATCATTCTATCAAGTAAAAAGTCAAGTATTAGTGTATTACTGTACTAGAAAGCCGTTTGCATGACAAATGAAACAGTTGTAAGCTTAATTCATTAAGCAAAATTCAAAGACCCTTTCCCAATGCAAATTGTTCATCCAGCTTTAGAAGTCTGATCTGAAATCAGCATAATATAATGCATGACATAAACATAATGAGTATAAAAGACAATTTCAAAACTTTCACCTGTTTTTTTGTATTTGCATATGGAcataagaaatttttttcacATGTTTGAACAATCTTATTTCTCATGGTATCATGTCTGGACCATGATCAACACCTTTTAAAATAAATGATTAGATAATGATTTACCTGAAAAATTGGATGCATACCTACCAGCCCTTAAATTTTcagtattaatttttttttcggtcaaTTAAGTATTAACTTTACAATAAAAAGTTTctatcacaaattcacaataaaCCCTTTTCTTTACAGGTTCGGCTTAGTTGCAAACCAAATGCATTCAAAAATAGCACATATTAAGACTCAAACAATTTATGAGCATGTTTTAGGTGCTATGTAAATTTTTGCGATCATGAGAGTAAAATGTATAACTTTTAAAACTAGTTATATTGGAAGGACCTCAGGTCCAACCCTTAACCTATCCCAACCCTAAGATATTAGCCCACCCTCCCTCACCTCTTGGGCTAAGCACAAGGGATCAATTGGTGAAATTTTTATCACAAGCATAAAGCTTCCCCACTTCTCATAACCGGAAGACATGATTTAAAGTAAGAGAGACTAAAGCATCAATAGATATAGAATTCATTGGTGAAAATTTTGTAGGATGATGATCAGCAATGGTGAGGATAGCAAATCAGCAACACTAATAACAACAAAGCATGGCAGCAGAAGTTTCAGAAGTAACATGGAATGAAGAAATGCCACCATACAAGACAACAAGCGGTGCAAGATGCACACAGTTtaccaaaacataaaagaaaacgTGCAGTATTCATTGACCAAAGAAGGTAGTATTCAAAATTTGAGAGAACAAAAAGTACCTGTTCACATGAGCCAACTTCTTTCTTGTTACATGGAAGCAGTAACAAGCATTGCTCCAACCCAGAAAGAGCATTCTTCAGCTTGCTCTTGTCCTCTAAATAAAACTGGTTCTTTCGCAAAATATCCTCAAAGTTTTGAAGAATCTGTCAATAAGCAAGCAAACATCCAAAAAGTATCAATAGTTATCCCTAAACACACAAGAGAGTTGTGACACTGTAATAGTCATTTGAGTTAATCTAAACTGTAGATGGATTAGCAGCCAGCATAAGAGTTACAGCATGTAGCGACTAAAAACAGGgggaaaataaagaaagaaacattGAAGTAAAAGATAAAGATACCATATGAAGATAAAGACTTGATCCTTTCGAGTATGAGGAATGCCAAAAAGTATCTGTTTCAACAAGTTCGACACCATTTCTACCTCAAATAAAGACCTAAACACCTACATCTATTACCAAAATCCAGTAACCTACTCTTTTGGAGTAAAACGAAAGCAAATGAAACCCAAGGAGAAATGGTGGGAATTAGAAACAGACATCATACCACTGGAGCCTTGAAAAAACTGAATAGTTTTACAATAAGGCTTCATTCTGCAACACCTTACATATGGTATCGTAGCCCCAAAAGTTACCCCGTTTATTTCTATTAATATTTAGCAGGAGATGGTGTGCTATTTCAAAACATGATGATCTAAACAAAAATGTTGTCACAGGTGAGAATATACCAAAATTCCATCCCacgaaaaaaatatataagcaTGAGAGCAAGAAAACATATAACAATTTACAGTCAATAACCAAAACATGAACAGTAATCCTCAAATTTCTTACTTCCAAATAAAACATCCAGCAAAAATCTTAATAAAAGAATGACACAAAACATTTCACAGCAGAGTCTTAGATACCTTTTCAGCATACAAGAAAAAGGAAGGTGGATAGTACTGGATAACAAGCTCCAAAATTTTGAAAGCCATCAGTCGAACGTCAATTGCTAAATGTgtcattgaattaaatatataggCCATCATCAAGGAAACAAAAAGCTCTTGATTATCCtggacaagaaaaaaaaaggaacaaaaagtGTCAGTTAAATCCAACAATTCTAACGATAAAATGAtgatgataaataaaaaaagaca
Above is a genomic segment from Rosa chinensis cultivar Old Blush chromosome 3, RchiOBHm-V2, whole genome shotgun sequence containing:
- the LOC112192292 gene encoding uncharacterized protein LOC112192292: MAGSKNASKKKQKRGIDFKKIKRKIGRKLPPAQNATNTEIKSKAIVLPEQSVASEKAGLAVNKKGLTLKELLQQTSHYSSKVRKDALLGIKDLFLKHPEELRLHKYAVIEKLRERIGDDDRLVRETLYQLFKSVIFPGFKEDNQELFVSLMMAYIFNSMTHLAIDVRLMAFKILELVIQYYPPSFFLYAEKILQNFEDILRKNQFYLEDKSKLKNALSGLEQCLLLLPCNKKEVGSCEQNDAGQAMLHAFDPDVPAKSAGFSLIIPKLKDLVPVLVNCFQDFIPAVQTGEHLDVQSFDCMVSILHSINHAVRFFVYMIDEGTSESRPSHGELDVAMLGGTISMTLMKKLLVLFPLNMRNQLSEKDDVKYFVLDSVMTEIFLHLSKWICPPSVLLEKFLEFLENALLGKICSDRRSGKAIQEKHLISLLPFVPKLVSQVANDWKSRLLQAFTKAFKDCNPVSSLKLACLSTMEEMVVPRQGMLYLDPRDPEILNFQIAWIRELPMLLILLGDKNTSHSQVVLHLLLRLGQRAFMNYSFALEYDNMQFSLQEFFCIYQDDGNIIYGPFVRLPRESQELSLCCLRYISNLDLHMLRSIAYCCLCPELEQYVIIRVIEILHSAYKSGHIQIADHISFFITLLSRFRVLPENVNAVMERDVNISNRGTFKSITGIVCSCLSQMGDSSLVFKILEKMVLDQMLQNLPLDNVCAMLRMLIALDSEETIISEQAFVSLVKILPRYLIDIVHCIAEDDGKASGSLSSSACCYYLVPCFFLFVKSHKLLRLVLKTLGSWINESLSILPCDHTHYETDISSRVEAIISVLLLLHKDDKIWQIMSSFKAEIDCILQSIISIQSSEEISVTLQEKNKLKCAHDRLKNATSALRAEMQSV